In the Enterobacter cloacae subsp. cloacae ATCC 13047 genome, TGCACTTACATTCAGAGCAAGACAAAATAAAATAAGAATAAAAAGAAAAATTACAGAATTAATATCTGTGAAACTCACAAGATGAAGAGAATCACGCCAAAGAGAAGTTCTCATTGTCACGTTACTTTGCTCGACAGACCATCAGCGTGCGCCGTAGATCCCTGACCCCATAAACGTTATCGGTGATATGTATGATCTTGTAATAAAAGAGTTGTTGCTTAGACATGAGCAGGTTGGTTATTTCATCAGGCAAGTCATCGTTATCATTTTTTACCACCGCAATGCGTTGCGTACGCAAATAACCATCACTGTCTTCTCTAAGGAAGCTCAAGGTAGTGGAGCGATTAATAGCATAATGTTTACCGTTAACATCCAGCACCCCAACTTGTGAGAAAGCACCTTCCTCTGCAGAGGAAATCCTCAAAACTAACAAAACCTCACCTTCAATGCTCACCCCCTCTTTTTGAGTATGGAGAAAAACATGGCTTTTAGCCGTACACACAAAAGCCGATGGAATACGAGGGCAATTAAGCAAAAAAAGAAATATCACCATGACCGCAGCGAACATACTAATAAAGATAATTTTCGCATTCATGCACCGTTCCTTTTTGCTCCATTTTACACACGCTAAAGAAATACTCTTTCAGTTTATTACCTGCCGATAAGTTATTGTCATCATAAAATATGATGATTTTATCTCTTCCTTCACAAATGGAACTGTGTTTTTGCCAATTTGGTGAATTCAAAAATCGGGATAACTTCACTGATGAATTATCATCTGTGGTGTAAAAATCACACGAGCCGGATTTCAATATATGTACAACCCCATCGTTATTGCGAAACATTAATATGAGAAAAAAAACCATAACTGCACAGACAATAAAAGTGAAAACACACCATAGGATAAGCTGCGGCCACCGTCTATACTGAAATGCCTTATCAACAATATCTAACTGGGTGGTCGTTATTCTTTTACTCTTGATATCATCATTCACGCTGCTGACCCGGGCCTGAAAAAGAAACCCTTCGCGCGGGATCGTGACGATTATATTGTTCAAGCCTAACGATGAAAAAGCTTTGCGCAATATGCTCACGCTTTTATTAAGGCTATGCCCTGAGGGTATCATGCCATGTTTTCCCCAGACCTCTTCGATGATCAGTTCCCGGTTTACTTGCTTATAGTTATTATCAATAAAAATTTCCAGTAACCTTGAGGTTGGTGCAGAGAGGATAATCCTTTCACCTTGCACACTTAATACCCTCTGCTCTGAATCGTATAAAACCTGACCGTTAATTATTTTTTTCATCCAGATAAACTCTTATTTTTATCTTTGACGAGATTCACATACGATACAGAATATATTCACACCAGATAGTTAGCAATACAAGAATAGTTTGTTCCAATTTTATGAGGCATGTGTAAAACATCCACTACCAACAGGGATATACTTTTGCAAAGCCACTATAAATTTTTTATTTTGTGCTTTCAGTTCGGGGCTTCGGTACGTTTCTCCCGGTAGAATATAGCGAATGGTCGCTTCATCATCGGTCGAATTGCACCCCTTTTGAACAATGATTTTAAAAAAGGTATTTCCTGTATTTTCAAGAACCCCTTTCTGCTCATCCAGCATATAATGCAAATTCATTTTTCGTGGCCGAACAACCAGAATGGTTTCCAGTGCGATAGCTGGTATCGCTTCGCTCTTTTTACCCCTGTTGCGCTCCGGGAAAAGGGTGATGGGCATTTCAGTAAACTGCACACGGTAGTAGCGCTCCTTGTCATCCTGCGGACCACGATAGAAAATTTTGAAAAACTCTCCTGCATCCGGTGCAAGCGAGAAATTAAGCGGTGCAAACAGTAATTCGCCCTCTTCGATAGCCTGGCGACGCTCCCCGCCAGGCCCGGGCTTATCAATTTTCACCGCCGAAATGCTGTAAATATTCTGCTTGTGGCTGTCATTAAAAACACGTTTGCTGATAAAGGATTTATCCGCCGCCATGTCAAAAATGGTTGAATCAAGATACAAGGCGCGTGCGGGCAGGCTAAATAACGCCAGGAGAGCCAAACCAGTAACGATCATAGCCACACGCCATCCGGTCATTTTGTCACCCCTACCCAGTTCGCCATGACTTTTATCTCCCCACTGGCGCTGACCACGCCTTCCCAGTCAGAACCTGATACCGTTAAAGCAGAGCGAGAATCGTCCATCGGAAAGAGCAGTGATAAACGGGTATTGAAGTAACTCCCGTCATCAGTGTTGTTGGCGTCCCAGGGCGTTTGTTGCCACAGAGCATCATTCAGGCTTATGGCCGCTTCACCACAGCTATTTCTTGCCTGAGTCACACTACCTGACTGGTTGTTATACTCAAGATAGGCCGGTATCGGTACACTTACTCCATCTTGTGCGGACGTAAACAGGCAGTACGGCGTGTCATTTAACGTTGTGCTATCGCCAATAACTTGCGCGGTAATGCTGTCAGCCTGGCGAGGGCCTGAAACAGTAACGGTATAATCCATTCTTATTGGCGTATCCTCGCCAATAGTGCCGCTACCGCTAGCAGACGTTGTATTATTAGATGAAATAATACTTATCCCATACTCCTTAGGTACGATATTAAGCTGTAACGAAGGCGTGAACTGGTAATAACCTGACTCAGGTGTTAGAGCATTAGTAAACGCAAAGGTAAACGGCTGGCTATTCGTAATACTGACGCCCGCATTGACCAGATTTTTGAGAAATGTCTGCGACAAAAAGAGGTACACATATTCACCGCTGGTGGTGAACACGTTGTAATACGCCGTCGATGCACTGAAGTTATACCATGTGGAGCCATTACCGGAATACCGCACGGTGGCCGCTGCAGGGGTAAATCCAAGCGCTGTTGAATCCGCATACGCCCTGAACGTCAATGATGCCGTCAGGTTAGCTGTCTGCTGAAGATTATAGCTGACCATTTTGCAGATAACACCGCTCACGTTACTGACGACGCCCAACTCACAGGCACCTGAATCATTGGTAATACTCGGCGTGCCGTCGCTGGCAATCCACAGCTCCTGGAAGGCGCTGGTCGATTCCAGTGCCAGATGGCCGCGTTTGGTTAACGTGTAGTTTACGTAGTTCCAGCGTCCTGAGGACTGATCTTTGCAACGCTCGCCTGCCGCGTAATCATAATTGACCGAGGTATAACAGCGATTGAAAACATATGTTTCGCTACTTCCGGTGGCCATATTGCGGAAATATTCGTAGGCAGAGTCACTCAGGGAGGCAAACCCATATGCCCCGCCGACCACACCGGCGACAGACCCGACCTGAGCATGGTAGAAACCGTTGCTGTCCGTTCCCTGACCCGTAATATACCCTGTCGTTGGGCACTGCGTTCCACTGTAGCAACGAATACCGCTAAACGGTCCATCGATTGGGGAATTATCAATCCACATATCCTGATAGTTATTCGCCGGTGCCGTCCAACCTACGTAGCCTAAATAGCCTAGACTTACCTGGGAAGTTCCATATTTCACCCAGGTATTCGACCCGCTGAAACGTGGATCAAGCGAGGAAGGAGTAATAAAGTACTCACCATCAATGGCATTTTCGATAAACATAAAATTATTACTGACAGATCCGGAGGATGTCGCCGTCAACGCTTTCGCTGTAAAGGGTGTTAAGGCACCGACAATGAGTAAAGGAATAATAATATTTGCACTTTTTTTCATAGAATTACCTCTGCGCCATTGTCGATTGCAGTGCACATTTAACATCACCCACCCACGCAGCCCCCCTGGCTTTATCCAGATCCAAATCGGCTTCACAGATACTTCCATTAGCTGATACCAGGGTAATGATGGGATACTTTTTATCGATATCGATCGCAAACTCACCTTTCCCGTCAGTCCGAGTTTTGCCTATGTGATTATGGATATCTGTGTTCGCCGCCAGTTGCCCATCGGGATAGCGGACGCGACCAAATACGGTCACCATACTTTTCACTTCCGGTGCAACAACGCTCACATTCCCTGGATACAAGTTCATCGCGTGTTTGCGTCCGGAAACAATATCGAAGCTGTCTTCGGAGTTCCGGTCGTTCATAATTTCCAGTTTGTATTGCGCATACGGAGGGAGCGCAATAAAGGTCGATTTACCGCTCAACAGGTAATTGCGGTTATTGACTTTTGCTGCCAGTTTTCCATCGCCTGCCAGACCCGTTTTAACAATGATCCCCGAGCGTTGTCGCTCATTACTCAGACCAACATCACCGCCAGCCCAGGCTATTGCCCCGAGAGAAGAGAAGTTCATGTTAGTCGAGTTATCTGCTGAACGAGTGACAGAGACCGTCCCGGCGTTATATTGGGTGCTGTAACTGACATTGCCATTGACGGAATAATCGTTGCCGTAATTCTGCTCTCCGCTCAGGCGCGTCGAGGCAGAAACGCCTGCTGAGGTGATTGGGCCATCTTTAAACTGTTTACGAGCGCTGATATTGCCCTGCGTCGCACCGTAACGATCGCGCGATGCGCCCACACTTAACCAGGAGGCCAGTGGTAACGAGAAGTCCAGGCTGACATAACGCTCCTGACGACCGTCATCATTCGTGTTGTTATAGAAGTAGCGCTGTACACCCGCCCGCAGACCGACAGTGGCATACCGTCCGGCATAAAGTGTTGTGCTGTAATCTATATTGCGATACTTATTGCCTGAATAGCGGTTTTCCGTCTGGCTTAGCGTTAGCGATCCTCCGTGTGGAATAACGCTTCCCAGGTTGATCGTGCCGCCAATGGAGTAGTTATCACGTTCTTGCACCGGCAAACGGTCACCAATTTTGCTGTCTTCCCGAGAGGCCCACACTGAGCCAAATCCACCGGGTGCGCTGACATTCACATTGCTGACATTTCGCCAGGTTCCATCATTTGCCAGCATCGTTTGCGCACCCACACTCACGTATTCGTTCACATTTAACGTGATATCAGTTTCGTTAACCGCATTGGAATCAAAACCGTAAAGCGTTGACTTCATATTCAGGCCGGAAAGCACCGCCAGCGTCAGAGAAGCCGCGCCCCCTCCAATCCAGCTCTGTTCACTGCCTAAGTCACGGTAATGATTGCGCTTATAACTGACGCGATCGTAATCAAGCGAACCGCCAAAGACCTGCCATGAGATCTCATGCAGCCCCGCCGCCTGCTGGCGTGAGAAGATTTTATTTACGCGACTCATGCGGGTATTGACCGTGCGCCCATTGACGACAATATCCACCGTAACGTCGTACACCCCGTAAGGGAAACGGCTGGTGTCAATTTCGTAGCTGCCCATGTTAAAGTTCTGAACGCTCAGCAGGCGTCCGTCACGAAATACATGCACCTCCCCAGCTGCCGGTAAAAAGACCGTAATCGGGGTCAGCGAAAGGGAGGTATTTTCGACAACGGTGCTGCCTTTATTTCCGTAGCTTGCACCGTAGATTTTTCCGCCGTTTAAGGCGTTAAGACTGGCAATAGACTGGACATTCCACGTATCAAGCATTCCTAATGCCAGGCGATAACCTTCGTAATCGCGCTCGTACATCGCCCGATAAACGTTGCTGGAACCATTACTTTCACCAATACCATATACCGAACCATTAATATTAAAATGGTGCTCACGAAGTGACGTTGTATTATCCAGCGTTAAATAGCTGCGGGAACTGTTGCCGTTTTGATAATCATTGTAATAGGTACCAAAACTGTAATTGAGCACGTTAGTTAACCGGTCAACGCTTGACGGACCTAACAAGGAGCTGCGCGCCACAACAGCCTCGGTCAACGCGTCCCTGCTGACGATCATCTCCAGGTGGAACGATGAAATGTTCAGTTGAAGACGTGCTTCAGGCGTAAGGGCAATAGCGGTGTTGTCCTTAAATTTCACATTGCCTATTTTTTCTACCATCTCGCGCGTTTTATCCGCCAGCACAGCATTGTTTGGCAAGTCAGAAACCATTATCGATTTGACTGTAATATTCCCGTCAACCAATGAGATCACCGCATCAGCAATTTTTTGCTGGCTTTTTTCGTCCGTCTCTTGATACCGAATAAACACCGGAACTGTCATCCCTTGCTCCAGAGAGCGCGCAAAAGTACCAGGAATGACATAATGACCAATTTTAACGGGGGCAGAATGAACTGCCCCTGGTGTTAACGCTAAAGAGAGAAATACACTCCCTCCAATAAAATATTTAAATGACATATGCATCCTTACACTTCAGCATTTTATTATTGGCACCGGTAATGGCGTCGTGCATTACTTCACTGTAATAAATTGCTTGCCATGCCAAATGCCAATACGAGTGCGGCTGTTTGATACATCGCTTTTTTGAAGCCTTATTTTGGTTCCAGGCATAACGTAATAGCGTTCCCGGCATCCCCGCCCCTGGTCCTGAGCGGGATCCTTACACACGCCATAGGCAATCACGCGGAAAGAGACATTACCTGTGTTGATGATCAAATCGTCCTGACGACTGTAGTTGAAGCGCTCATTACGCGGAGCTACAACTAAAATAGTCCCAATTTCCGCTGAAGCCGTTGCCGTCGCGGCTTTGCCCGCTTTCGTTGCTGCGCTTTCGCTCACAGGTTCATCGATCCATTGCAGGCGATAATAGCGTTCTTTATCATCCTCTGGCCCTTTATAGAAAAAGCGGAAAACATCTTTCGCGTCGCCTGGAAGAATAAGGCTGGCGGGTGTAGACAGTAATTCGCCTGGATTAATGCTTATTTCGGTGCCATCAGGCAACGGTGATGAGAGTCGTTTCACCGTAACGCTGACATAGCGTGCGGAATTCGTCGTGTTGATAATTTCTTTCGATAATGAACTCTGCTCGGAAGTCATTATCGACGTGATATCACCCACATTAATTGCCCAACTGGAAAAAGACGTAGCGATCCCCGCCAATATGGCAAAGGGTAAATATTTATTCATCAGTACATTCCTAAGAAATTCGGGAGAAAAATCTCCCGAATTTTTTCATTCATTACGCAGGCGTGGTCCAGGTCGCGTTGAACTGTACTTTCACATCGCCTGTCCAGTAGCCATCAGGCAAAGCAGAATAGTCAGTGACAGCTGTTGAACCATCAGACGTCGCAGAGGCGATAGAGAACTTAAAGCTGGACTGATCGCTCACGCGTTCAGCACCGTTATAAGCACCGTCAGCCATCAGACTTTCCAGACCAGAAGTTGATGAGGCATTAACCAGAACGGTTTCAGCAGAACTGGAAAGTGCATTACCGTTCCAGGCAACACCGACATCCAGAGTAGATGCATCGCCGCTTGCATTGGTTAGGGTATTGCTAATGACCTGTGCAGTCAGTTCAAAGTCGGTTGCACTTTCCTGACCCTGGATCGTAATGTCAAAAGCACCATCCTGAGTATTAAAAGCATTCAGACCTTCCGCATACTGGAATGTCAGGGAGTTCAGCGGAGTAACAACCAGCATGCTAGTTGTATCTTTTGTTGCTGTAGCATCCCATGACGCAGTGGCAGATGCAGTAACATCAGCCATTGCATTTGCTGCTGCGAAAACAGAAACCAGAGAGGCCACCAGTAATAATTTTTTCATTTTCTTCTCCTAAGAACAAACGCGCAACCTGGCACTTTTCATAATAAGTAACCGGGAAGCTCCATTTAATTGCGAGCGAGAATTGCCGCGCCGAAAAATTATGTTCCGAGATATTGTTAACAGCAACAGCATGAAATTATCAAATCCTCAACATTATTAGGAATTTTCTTGTCTGGAAGATAAGCAAATGCCTACAGATTAGAACTTAAAACCATAAAAATTCACAATTAAGTTTTTAAATCTAAAAAATAATAAAATTAAAGAATTTGCATCCATTCTTGCTTTTTGATGCAAATCAAAATTAAAAAAAGATTCAAAGGATTAAAAAACATTTCAAATCAATAAACTATGAAAACCCTCAGAAAAGAAAAAACTTGTTAAAAAAATGCTACAAAAACAACCCATTTTAGTAAAAAATGAAATATTCCTAACGCAAATAAATAAATCAAGGAAAATTCTTATACGCAACCTAAAAGTAATAACGCACGAGAAATTCATTATTTTCGTGGTTATTTATAAAAATAAGAATATTCCGCGAATAATATAAAAATCCTGGTATTCGAATGATACGGTTTATTTCGCGCATTTATCACAACGTGTTGCTGTTCTTCGCCGCTTTCACTCAAAGCGATGAGATAGCATCTTATGTCCGTGCACACGGTGTCACATTGCCCTCTCCGCCATTCAGACAATTCCCGACAGTCTTCCATATTTCCTCCATTTTTCTGCCGACTGACCTGACTAAACTAGTATCATTCCCCGAAGTGTTTCAGGATGAGAACGTATAACGATGAAAGGCAGTCATAAATCCCGCTGGGCAATCGCCGCTGGCATCATTGTGGTGGTCCTTGCCGCCGCCTGGTACTGGCACACTCAATCCGCCGAGCCTTCTACTCCGGCAGGCGCCAGCAGTCAGTCAAAACGCCCTGCGGGCGGGGGACGTCACGGTATGCGCGGCGGCGCGCTGGCACCGGTTCAGGCGGCCACTGCGGTGAATAAAGCCGTGCCTCGCTATCTCACAGGCCTCGGGACCATTACCGCCGCCAACACCGTCACGGTACGCAGCCGCGTCGACGGTCAGCTCATGGCGATCCACTTCCAGGAAGGTCAGCAGGTGAAAGCTGGCGATTTACTGGCCGAGATCGACCCAAGCCAGTTCAAAGTCGCCCTTGCCCAGGCTCAGGGACAGCTTGCCAAAGACAAAGCCACGCTCGCTAACGCCCGGCGCGATCTGGCGCGCTATCAGCAGCTGGTGAAAACCAATCTGGTCTCTCGTCAGGAGCTGGACACGCAGCAATCGCTGGTCAGCGAAACGCAGGGCACCATCAAAGCTGACGAGGCCGCGGTGGCCAGCGCACAGCTGCAGCTCGACTGGAGCCGCATCACCGCGCCAATTGACGGACGCGTTGGCCTCAAGCAGGTCGATATCGGCAACCAGATCTCAAGCGGTGATACCACGGGCATCGTGGTCATAACCCAGACCCACCCGATTGATTTAGTCTTCACCCTGCCGGAAAGCGAAATTGCGACGGTGGTGCAGGCGCAGAAAGCCGGAAAGGGGCTGGTGGTGGAAGCCTGGGACCGTACCAACAAGCAGAAATTGAGCGAAGGTTCTTTGCTTAGCCTGGATAACCAGATCGACACCACCACCGGCACCATCAAGCTGAAAGCGCGCTTTAACAACCAGGACGACGCCCTCTTCCCGAATCAGTTTGTAAATGCACGCATGCTGGTGGCGACGGAAGAAAACGCGGTGGTGATCCCCACCGCCGCGCTGCAGATGGGCAACGAAGGCAACTTCGTCTGGGTGCTGAACAGCGACAATAAAGTCAGCAAGCACCTGGTGAAAACCGGGATTCAGGACAGCCAGACGGTTGTGATCAGCGCCGGACTCTCTGCGGGCGACCGCGTGGTGACGGACGGTATCGATCGTCTGACCGAAGGCGCCAAAGTCGAAGTGGTTGAACCCGCGAAACAGGGAGCGAACTCCTGATGCAGGTCATGCCGCCAGGCGCAACAGGTGGGCCATCACGCCTGTTTATTCTGCGCCCTGTTGCCACCACGCTGCTGATGGTGGCGATTCTGCTCGCCGGGATTATTGGCTATCGCTTCCTGCCCGTCTCGGCGCTGCCGGAAGTGGATTACCCCACCATTCAGGTCGTTACCCTCTATCCTGGCGCCAGCCCGGATGTGGTGACCTCCGCCATTACCGCACCGCTGGAACGCCAGTTTGGTCAGATGTCGGGCCTGAAACAGATGTCATCGCAAAGCTCCGGTGGGGCATCGGTGGTAACGCTGCAGTTCCAGCTCTCGCTGTCGCTGGACGTGGCCGAGCAGGAGGTGCAGGCTGCGATCAACGCTGCCACCAACCTGCTGCCGTCAGACCTGCCTAACCCGCCGGTCTACAGCAAAGTAAACCCGGCGGATCCGCCGATCATGACCCTTGCTGTCACCTCTTCCGCCATGCCAATGACGCAGGTGGAAGACATGGTCGAAACCCGCGTGGCGCAGAAAATTTCCCAGGTCTCCGGCGTCGGGCTGGTAACGCTGGCGGGCGGACAACGCCCGGCGGTGCGCGTGAAGCTTAATGCGCAGGCCATCGCTGCGCTGGGGCTGACCAGCGAAACCATCCGCACCGCCATCAGCAACGCCAACGTCAACTCGGCGAAAGGCTCGCTGGACGGCCCCACCCGCGCCGTGACGCTCTCGGCCAACGATCAGATGCAGTCTGCCGATGAGTACCGTCAGCTGATTATTGCCTACCAGAACGGTGCGCCGGTACGTCTGGGTGACGTCGCCACCGTTGAGCAAGGCGCGGAAAACAGCTGGCTGGGTGCGTGGGCCAACAAACAGCAGGCGATTGTGATGAACGTGCAGCGCCAGCCGGGCGCTAACATCATTGAAACCGCCGACAGCATTCGCACCATGCTCCCGCAGCTTATTGAAAGCCTGCCAAAATCGGTCACGGTGAAGGTGCTTTCCGACCGCACCACCAACATTCGCGCGTCGGTTACCGATACCCAGTTTGAGCTGATGCTGGCGATTGCGCTGGTGGTGATGATCATCTATCTGTTCCTGCGCAACGTACCGGCAACCATCATTCCCGCCGTTGCCGTGCCGCTCTCGCTGGTGGGAACATTTGCCGTGATGGTGTTCCTCGATTTTTCGATCAACAACCTGACGCTGATGGCGCTCACCATCGCCACCGGCTTCGTGGTGGATGACGCCATCGTCGTGATCGAGAACATCTCGCGCTATATCGAGAAAGGCGAAAAACCGCTGGCCGCTGCGCTGAAAGGTGCAGGTGAGATCGGATTTACCATTATCTCGCTGACCTTCTCGCTGATTGCGGTGCTGATCCCGCTGCTGTTTATGGGCGATATCGTCGGGCGGCTGTTCCGCGAGTTTGCCGTCACGCTGGCGGTCGCCATTCTGATCTCTGCCGTGGTGTCGCTGACCCTGACGCCAATGATGTGCGCCCGTATGCTGAGCCATGAATCCCTGCGCAAGCAAAACCGCTTCTCTCGCGCCTCTGAGCGGATGTTCGAACAGATCATTGCCGCTTACGGCCGGGTGCTGGCAAAAGTGCTTAACCACCCGTGGGCGACGCTCGGCGTGGCGCTCGGCACGCTGGCGCTCAGCGTCATTTTGTGGATCGTTATCCCGAAAGGCTTCTTCCCGATTCAGGACAACGGCATTATTCAGGGCACGCTTCAGGCGCCCCAGTCGGTCTCCTTCGCCAGTATGGCGCAGCGTCAGCAGCAGGTCTCTGACATCATCATGAAAGATCCGGCGGTGGAAAGCCTGACCGCGTACGTGGGCGTCGATGGCACCAACCCGTCGCTGAACAGTGCGCGTCTGCAGATCAACCTCAAGCCGCTGGACGACCGCGACGATCGGGTCAACGCCGTCATTGAGCGGCTGCAAACTGCCGTGGCGCGCGTGCCGGGCATTGAACTTTACCTGCAGCCAATTCAGGATTTGACCATCGATACCCAGGTCAGCCGCACGCAGTACCAGTTCACGCTTCAGGCCACCAGCCTTGATGCGCTGAGCACGTGGGTACCGCAACTGGTCAACAAACTCAAGGCGCTGCCGCAGCTTTCTGACGTCAGCAGCGACTGGCAGGACAAAGGGCTGGCGGCATATGTGAACGTCAATCGCGATACTGCCAGCCGGCTGGGCATCACCATGTCCGACGTGGACAACGCGCTTTATAACGCCTTTGGTCAGCGCCTCATCTCCACCATTTATACCCAGGCGAATCAGTATCGCGTGGTGCTGGAACACAACACCGATAACACGCCCGGCCTGGCCGCGCTGGACTCGGTGCGCCTGACCAGCAAAGACGGTGGTATTGTGCCGTTAAGCGCCATAGCCAGCGTGGAGGAGCGTTATACGCCGCTGTCGATTAACCATCTCGATCAGTTCCCGTCCACCACCATCTCGTTCAACGTACCGGACAACTATTCGCTGGGTGAAGCGGTCGAGGCCATTCTGGGCGCGGAGAAAGAACTCAACTTCCCGTCTGATATTCAGACCCAGTTCCAGGGCAGCACCCTGGCGTTCCAGGCTGCGCTGGGCAATACCATCTGGCTGATCGTGGCTGCGGTGGTGGCGATGTACATCGTCCTTGGGGTGCTGTACGAAAGCTTTATCCACCCAATCACCATCCTCTCCACCCTGCCGACCGCCGGGGTAGGTGCGCTACTGGCCCTGATGCTGGCGGGCAGCGAACTGGACGTCATCGCCATTATCGGCATCATCCTGCTTATCGGGATCGTGAAGAAAAACGCCATCATGATGATCGACTTCGCCCTTGCCGCCGAGCGCGAGCAGGGCATGTCGCCGCGAGACGCCATCTTCCAGGCCTGTCTGTTGCGTTTTCGTCCGATCCTGATGACCACGCTCGCCGCCCTGCTGGGCGCACTGCCGCTGATGCTCAGTACCGGCGTCGGTGCTGAGCTGCGCCGTCCGCTGGGTATCGGCATGGTCGGTGGTCTGCTGGTGAGCCAGGTGCTGACGCTGTTCACCACGCCGGTGATTTACCTGCTGTTTGACCAACTGGCCCTGTGGACCAAAAGCCGCTTCCCGAAACGTGAAGAGGAGGCGTAAGTGAAGTTTTTCGCCCTCTTCATTTACCGCCCGGTGGCGACGATTTTAATCTCGCTCGCCATTACGCTGTGCGGCGTGCTGGGCTTCCGCCTGCTGCCGGTAGCCCCCCTGCCGCAGGTGGATTTTCCGGTGATCATGGTCAGCGCATCGCTGCCGGGCGCGTCGCCGGAGACCATGGCCTCGTCGGTTGCCACACCACTGGAACGCTCGCTCGGGCGAATTGCGGGGGTCAACGAGATGACCTCCAGCAGCTCGCTCGGCAGCACGCGCATCATTCTGGAGTTCAGCTTCGACCGGGATATTAACGGTGCGGCGCGCGACGTGCAGGCGGCGATCAACGCCGCGCAAAGCCTGCTGCCGAGCGGAATGCCAAGCCGCCCGACCTACCGTAAAGCCAACCCGTCCGACGCGCCGATCATGATCCTGACGCTGACCTCGGATACCTATTCCCAGGGGCAGCTCTACGACTTTGCGTCGACCCAGCTGGCGCAGACGATCTCACAAATAAACGGCGTGGGTGACGTGAGCGTTGGCGGTAGCTCCCTGCCCGCCGTGCGCGTCGGCCTGAACCCGCAGGCGCTGTTTAACCAGGGCGTGTCGCTGGATGATGTGCGCTCCGCCATCAGCAGCGCCAACGTGCGCAGGCCGCAGGGGGCGATAGAGAGCAACAGCCACCGCTGGCAGATCCAGACCAACGACGAGCTCAAAACCGCCGCCGAATATCAGCCGCTCATCATCCACTACAATAACGGCGCGGCGGTACGTTTAAGCGACGTAGCCAGCGTC is a window encoding:
- a CDS encoding winged helix-turn-helix domain-containing protein → MKKIINGQVLYDSEQRVLSVQGERIILSAPTSRLLEIFIDNNYKQVNRELIIEEVWGKHGMIPSGHSLNKSVSILRKAFSSLGLNNIIVTIPREGFLFQARVSSVNDDIKSKRITTTQLDIVDKAFQYRRWPQLILWCVFTFIVCAVMVFFLILMFRNNDGVVHILKSGSCDFYTTDDNSSVKLSRFLNSPNWQKHSSICEGRDKIIIFYDDNNLSAGNKLKEYFFSVCKMEQKGTVHECENYLY
- a CDS encoding fimbrial protein; the protein is MKKSANIIIPLLIVGALTPFTAKALTATSSGSVSNNFMFIENAIDGEYFITPSSLDPRFSGSNTWVKYGTSQVSLGYLGYVGWTAPANNYQDMWIDNSPIDGPFSGIRCYSGTQCPTTGYITGQGTDSNGFYHAQVGSVAGVVGGAYGFASLSDSAYEYFRNMATGSSETYVFNRCYTSVNYDYAAGERCKDQSSGRWNYVNYTLTKRGHLALESTSAFQELWIASDGTPSITNDSGACELGVVSNVSGVICKMVSYNLQQTANLTASLTFRAYADSTALGFTPAAATVRYSGNGSTWYNFSASTAYYNVFTTSGEYVYLFLSQTFLKNLVNAGVSITNSQPFTFAFTNALTPESGYYQFTPSLQLNIVPKEYGISIISSNNTTSASGSGTIGEDTPIRMDYTVTVSGPRQADSITAQVIGDSTTLNDTPYCLFTSAQDGVSVPIPAYLEYNNQSGSVTQARNSCGEAAISLNDALWQQTPWDANNTDDGSYFNTRLSLLFPMDDSRSALTVSGSDWEGVVSASGEIKVMANWVGVTK
- a CDS encoding TcfC E-set like domain-containing protein; its protein translation is MSFKYFIGGSVFLSLALTPGAVHSAPVKIGHYVIPGTFARSLEQGMTVPVFIRYQETDEKSQQKIADAVISLVDGNITVKSIMVSDLPNNAVLADKTREMVEKIGNVKFKDNTAIALTPEARLQLNISSFHLEMIVSRDALTEAVVARSSLLGPSSVDRLTNVLNYSFGTYYNDYQNGNSSRSYLTLDNTTSLREHHFNINGSVYGIGESNGSSNVYRAMYERDYEGYRLALGMLDTWNVQSIASLNALNGGKIYGASYGNKGSTVVENTSLSLTPITVFLPAAGEVHVFRDGRLLSVQNFNMGSYEIDTSRFPYGVYDVTVDIVVNGRTVNTRMSRVNKIFSRQQAAGLHEISWQVFGGSLDYDRVSYKRNHYRDLGSEQSWIGGGAASLTLAVLSGLNMKSTLYGFDSNAVNETDITLNVNEYVSVGAQTMLANDGTWRNVSNVNVSAPGGFGSVWASREDSKIGDRLPVQERDNYSIGGTINLGSVIPHGGSLTLSQTENRYSGNKYRNIDYSTTLYAGRYATVGLRAGVQRYFYNNTNDDGRQERYVSLDFSLPLASWLSVGASRDRYGATQGNISARKQFKDGPITSAGVSASTRLSGEQNYGNDYSVNGNVSYSTQYNAGTVSVTRSADNSTNMNFSSLGAIAWAGGDVGLSNERQRSGIIVKTGLAGDGKLAAKVNNRNYLLSGKSTFIALPPYAQYKLEIMNDRNSEDSFDIVSGRKHAMNLYPGNVSVVAPEVKSMVTVFGRVRYPDGQLAANTDIHNHIGKTRTDGKGEFAIDIDKKYPIITLVSANGSICEADLDLDKARGAAWVGDVKCALQSTMAQR
- a CDS encoding MdtA/MuxA family multidrug efflux RND transporter periplasmic adaptor subunit — protein: MKGSHKSRWAIAAGIIVVVLAAAWYWHTQSAEPSTPAGASSQSKRPAGGGRHGMRGGALAPVQAATAVNKAVPRYLTGLGTITAANTVTVRSRVDGQLMAIHFQEGQQVKAGDLLAEIDPSQFKVALAQAQGQLAKDKATLANARRDLARYQQLVKTNLVSRQELDTQQSLVSETQGTIKADEAAVASAQLQLDWSRITAPIDGRVGLKQVDIGNQISSGDTTGIVVITQTHPIDLVFTLPESEIATVVQAQKAGKGLVVEAWDRTNKQKLSEGSLLSLDNQIDTTTGTIKLKARFNNQDDALFPNQFVNARMLVATEENAVVIPTAALQMGNEGNFVWVLNSDNKVSKHLVKTGIQDSQTVVISAGLSAGDRVVTDGIDRLTEGAKVEVVEPAKQGANS
- the ecpA gene encoding common pilus major fimbrillin subunit EcpA, producing MKKLLLVASLVSVFAAANAMADVTASATASWDATATKDTTSMLVVTPLNSLTFQYAEGLNAFNTQDGAFDITIQGQESATDFELTAQVISNTLTNASGDASTLDVGVAWNGNALSSSAETVLVNASSTSGLESLMADGAYNGAERVSDQSSFKFSIASATSDGSTAVTDYSALPDGYWTGDVKVQFNATWTTPA